A genomic region of Oryza glaberrima chromosome 1, OglaRS2, whole genome shotgun sequence contains the following coding sequences:
- the LOC127779610 gene encoding NADH-cytochrome b5 reductase-like protein, which translates to MAALLLRRLAGTHRGRVPLAAAAAVAGGAALFCASSPPIIALMEEKGEDAATKVALNPDKWLEFKLQEKATVSHNSQLFRFSFDPSTKLGLHVASCLITRAPIGEEVEGRRKFVIRPYTPISDPDSKGYFDLLIKVYPDGKMSQYFASLKPGDVVEVKGPIEKLRYSPNMKKQIGMIAGGTGITPMLQVVRAILKNRDDNTQVSLIYANVSPDDILLKRELDRLASSYPNFKVFYTVDKPSNDWRGGVGYISKDMALKGLPRPGEDSLILVCGPPGMMNHISGDKAKDRSQGELTGILKELGYTADMVYKF; encoded by the exons atggcggcgctgctgctgcgtcGGCTCGCCGGGACCCACCGCGGCCGCGTGcctctggccgccgccgccgccgtcgccggtggagCGGCGCTCTTCTGCGCCTCGTCTCCCCCAATCATC GCGCTCATGGAGGAGAAGGGCGAGGATGCCGCTACTAAAGTTG CGCTTAACCCAGACAAGTGGCTAGAGTTCAAGCTCCAGGAGAAGGCAACAGTTAGCCACAATTCACAGTTATTTAG ATTTTCGTTTGACCCATCCACTAAGTTGGGTCTACATGTTGCTTCATGTCTCATAACAAG GGCTCCAATAGGAGAGGAAGTGGAGGGAAGAAGAAAATTTGTCATTCGCCC GTACACACCTATCTCCGATCCAGATTCTAAAGGATATTTTGACCTGCTAATCAAG GTTTATCCTGATGGGAAAATGAGTCAGTATTTCGCAAGTCTGAAACCAGGAGATGTTGTTGAGGTCAAAGG gcCCATTGAAAAGCTCAGATATAGCCCAAATATGAAGAAACAAATTGGCATG ATCGCTGGTGGGACTGGCATAACACCAATGCTGCAGGTTGTCAGGGCTATCCTAAAAAACCGTGATGACAACACTCAG GTTTCCTTAATTTATGCCAATGTGTCACCAGATGATATCTTGCTGAAAAGGGAATTAGATAGACTTGCCAGTAGCTATCCTAATTTCAAG GTATTCTACACGGTGGACAAACCATCAAATGACTGGAGGGGTGGTGTTGGCTACATATCCAAGGACATGGCCTTGAAAGGTTTGCCACGGCCAGGGGAGGATTCTCTGATCCTT GTTTGTGGTCCTCCAGGTATGATGAATCATATATCCGGTGACAAGGCAAAGGATAGATCACAGGGCGAG CTCACCGGAATTCTGAAAGAGTTAGGATACACGGCAGACATGGTATACAAGTTCTGA